Proteins from one Plasmodium cynomolgi strain B DNA, chromosome 10, whole genome shotgun sequence genomic window:
- a CDS encoding hypothetical protein (putative), with translation MKVALLMFIILALLNCKSYGKSKLKKKGKNGKKNISLGGDFLGDITPLPNSVYNLHVDLNKNYELSSFLLNESERINDTLFLMYKEHSNTVKELQETMDQRQKAIDQLINEMKELKIKFVP, from the exons ATGAAAGTAGCTCTTCTCATGTTTATCATCCTCGCTTTGCTAAATTGTAAAAGCTATGGAAAatcgaaattgaaaaaaaaag gcaaaaatggaaaaaagaatatttcGTTGGGGGGCGACTTTTTGGGGGATATTACACCTCTGCCCAATTCAGTATACAACCTACATGTTgatttgaacaaaaattacGAACTAAGCAGTTTTCTTTTAAACGAAAGCGAACGGATAAATGATACtctatttttaatgtataaAGAACACTCGAATACAGTGAAAGAACTCCAAGAAACGATGGACCAAAGACAAAAGGCCATAGATCAGTTAATTAACGAAATGAAAGAACTcaaaattaaatttgttcCCTAA
- a CDS encoding hypothetical protein (putative): MQVTEEPLIAAALLNQTRTPPFRRNIDEEHKGSAGTFALSNEPIYYAPSGGLAPCAVISRQLSGHEEDSGEDGAEVGGEDGVEDSAEDRDDDDGLPEGRFPYEEGKKSGLVRDTPSHHLDGDEDEHTAEDGGAKRKMSKKEEEAEDNKIDELVNAEMKKHEAEEEPDKDPDAEPEKEDQGSGQGRRPKLRCANKLNYIQVTGNGQREEDLFGENDEEGAPAFVEIPHKIKEDIDGMTTKHNEREEAGEAEEAHDRIDRAENENNANDTKFVEGNAYMQEGEQHSEDSTGPIGERERERSSSPSNGYTQNSFVDLKTVSDKLPLNYTNSFDNPLFHNKLEKTVQKHLPWPVLASNSGSNGGSWADVNSSTYNVSPFSFASIHTRNALHLMPMNFQVQNSIVKLSDEVYDKLNLKNSVNVYDNNELVAYKYENFEVKEGEEYNNGDKMNEEKNGEGASGGEGGSDGEGNSDGEGDADSKSDQNNGSDGRGFFDGTLVTYTIVILIGVIIVLLCFVIYYYDLINKVKRRMSAKRKNNKSMTIANNTSAGMYRDDTYKESAHV; the protein is encoded by the exons ATGCAGGTTACAGAAGAGCCCTTGATAGCTGCCGCTCTACTCAACCAAACGAGAACCCCCCCTTTCCGCAGAAACATTGA TGAGGAACATAAGGGGAGCGCAGGGACATTTGCATTGAGCAATGAGCCCATTTATTACGCCCCCAGTGGGGGTTTGGCGCCGTGCGCGGTCATCAGCAGACAGTTAAGCGGGCATGAGGAGGATAGCGGCGAGGACGGCGCTGAAGTTGGCGGTGAAGATGGCGTCGAAGACAGCGCTGAGGACAGAGACGATGATGACGGCTTGCCCGAGGGACGCTTTCCGtacgaagaaggaaaaaagagtGGCCTTGTAAGAGACACACCCAGCCACCACTTGGACGGAGATGAGGATGAACATACCGCAGAAGATGGAGGAGCGAAGCGAAAAATGAgtaagaaggaggaagaggcggaggataacaaaattgacgaGTTGGTAAATgcggaaatgaaaaagcacGAAGCGGAGGAAGAGCCGGACAAGGATCCCGACGCAGAACCAGAAAAAGAGGACCAGGGAAGTGGCCAAGGACGAAGGCCAAAGCTGAGGTGCGCAAACAAACTAAATTACATACAGGTGACGGGGAATGGCCAAAGAGAGGAAGACCTATTTGGCGAAAACGACGAGGAGGGAGCCCCAGCTTTCGTGGAAATACCCCATAAGATTAAGGAAGACATCGACGGCATGACAACTAAGCACAACGAAAGGGAGGAAGCAGGTGAAGCAGAGGAAGCACATGACCGTATTGACCGAgcggaaaatgaaaacaatgCGAACGACACAAAATTTGTGGAGGGGAATGCCTACATGCAGGAGGGAGAACAGCACAGCGAAGATTCGACTGGTCCAATAGGGGagagagaaagagaaaggagTAGTTCCCCCTCGAATGGATATACCCAAAACAGTTTTGTCGACCTCAAAACTGTGTCTGATAAATTGCCCCTTAATTATACCAACTCGTTTGATAACCCCCTATTCCACaacaaattggagaaaaCAGTTCAGAAGCACTTACCCTGGCCTGTCCTGGCGTCCAACTCTGGTTCCAACGGCGGGTCCTGGGCAGACGTCAACAGTAGTACCTACAATGTTAGTCCATTCAGTTTCGCCTCAATACATACTCGTAATGCTTTGCACCTAATGCCGATGAATTTTCAAGTTCAAAACTCCATCGTGAAGTTAAGTGATGAGGTGTATGACAAATTAAATCTTAAAAACAGTGTCAATGTGTATGACAATAATGAATTGGTAGCCTATAAGTATGAGAACTTTGAGGTaaaggaaggggaagaatatAATAACGGAGATAAaatgaatgaagaaaagaatgGAGAGGGGGCTTCCGGTGGGGAAGGGGGTTCCGATGGGGAGGGGAATTCCGATGGGGAGGGAGATGCAGATTCGAAATCAGATCAGAACAACGGTTCAGATGGACGTGGGTTCTTCGATGGGACCTTGGTCACCTACACCATTGTCATTTTAATAGGTGTTATAATTGTGCTGCtatgttttgttatttattaCTACGACTTAATAAACaaggtgaagcggcgaaTGAGCGCAAAGCGGAAGAACAACAAATCCATGACCATCGCGAATAACACTTCCGCGGGGATGTACAGGGACGACACCTACAAGGAGAGTGCCCACGTTTGA
- a CDS encoding stearoyl-CoA desaturase (acyl-CoA desaturase faty acid desaturase;~putative), which produces MIWLSLFFTKLLYTSNDNSKLLHNFSVLSILFHVYYAYMVFVNYIYTYHKQFRSSLFSFILFFHIFGIIGMIKLYYHDYGRSLFAQCIIFYLINGFGITFGAHRLWSHRAFKAGTFVQVLFLILNSFANQGSVITWSKNHRLHHKYSDTKYDPHNIRYGFFYSHVGWLLYQKTKYVKEKEKEIYVDDLLQNPLLLWQHKLDPYFNFFFCFIVPGIYSYFMYNNFWDGFFILGALRWIITLHATWSINSASHSFGHRPYNHDIKASNNIFTSIVALGEGCHNYHHVFPYCYAMNENFYILSINPTKYVIQFFYHLGLVWDLKCAQNICKEVRIKEAQKLEKKSKLLSENIKNEILKKEDTSYVTDLMNSFTALCNDYINISTFRYITYLLRDFAIMMTIFLIHVYYCYNKYGNGTLFSNMSKNFEAIESNKLISVCSFVFFHIILYALPMGTMFASLYSLVYECKRGLLFKNNFLNNFFGSIISSFILLPYTSENSRKSLLISLNEDFLKVLKGPIYFDLYSFIFTIFLGLYGLVTYIFGHFYFLIFFIAPYVVFNVWLLTYIYLLNNPPFFTVDMNAKDVDISVLNYVAFQSLLEWKKNNSIYQSKKRLYKIVFFFLNFIHHHLCYTHIVEFINSKIPSYRTKEIYKQFDKTLDQYHSLRNDKFIEVLKQFL; this is translated from the exons ATGATATGGCTGAGtctattttttacaaaattactGTACACCTCTAATGATAACTCAAAATtacttcataatttttcagTCCTTTCTATCTTATTCCACGTATATTACGCCTACATGGTCTTCGTgaactatatatatacgtaccaCAAGCAGTTCAGATCCTCCctattttctttcattttgtttttccatatatttgGCATAATTGGCATGATCAAGTTGTATTACCATGATTATGGAAGGTCCTTGTTCGCTCAG tgcataatattttacttaATAAACGGATTCGGTATAACATTCGGCGCGCACCGTCTGTGGTCCCACCGAGCATTTAAAGCGGGTACCTTCGTGCAGGTTCTCTTCCTAATTTTGAACAGCTTTGCAAACCAAGGAAGCGTAATAACGTGGTCCAAAAATCACCGCCTGCATCATAAGTATAGTGATACGAAGTACGATCCGCATAACATAAGATATGGGTTCTTCTATAGCCATGTTGGATGGTTATTATATCAGAAGACAAAATATgtaaaggagaaggagaaagaaatatatgtgGATGATTTATTACAGAACCCACTTCTCCTATGGCAACATAAATTGGATCCatattttaacttttttttttgtttcattgtACCGGGAATATATTcctattttatgtataacaATTTCTGGGACggattcttcattttgggaGCACTAAGATGGATCATCACGTTACACGCCACTTGGTCGATCAACAGTGCCTCGCATTCATTTGGACATAGACCCTACAATCATGATATAAAAGCTTCAAACAACATTTTTACCTCCATTGTGGCGCTGGGAGAAGGATGCCACAATTACCATCATGTTTTCCCGTACTGCTATGCCATGAACGAAAATTTCTACATTCTGAGCATAAACCCAACTAAATACgtcattcaatttttttaccacttgGGATTAGTATGGGATTTAAAATGTGCGCAGAATATCTGCAAGGAAGTACGCATAAAGGAAGCGCAAAAATTAGAGAAGAAAAGCAAATTATTAAgcgaaaatattaaaaatgaaatactgAAGAAAGAAGACACGAGCTATGTAACTGACCTAATGAACTCGTTCACAGCACTTTGCAATGACTATATAAACATCTCCACCTTTAGGTACATCACGTATTTATTGAGAGATTTTGCAATAATGATGAccatttttctaattcatgTATACTATTGCTATAACAAATATGGAAATGGAACTTTATTTTCAAACATGtctaaaaattttgaagccATAGAGAGCAATAAACTAATTTCtgtttgctcatttgtattttttcacatcataTTATATGCCCTACCCATGGGAACCATGTTCGCAAGTCTGTATTCCTTGGTTTATGAATGCAAGAGAGgattactttttaaaaacaattttttaaataacttcTTTGGAAGTATCATTTCAtcttttattcttcttccatATACATCGGAGAATTCGAGAAAATCGTTGCTGATATCGTTGAAcgaagattttttaaaagtgttaAAAGGACccatttattttgatttGTATTCATTCATATTTACCATATTTCTGGGATTGTACGGACTGGTCACCTACATATTTGGAcacttttactttttaatatttttcatagcACCCTATGTAGTTTTTAACGTGTGGTTATTAActtacatttatttgttgaACAATCCACCCTTTTTTACCGTGGACATGAATGCGAAGGATGTCGATATAAGTGTTTTAAATTACGTGGCCTTCCAATCCCTACTTGAGTGGAAAAAGAACAATTCCATTTAtcaaagcaaaaaaagattGTACAAAAtagttttcttcttcttaaattttataCACCATCATTTGTGCTACACACACATTGTAGAGTTCATCAATTCGAAAATTCCCAGTTACCGAACGAAGGAAATTTACAAGCAGTTTGACAAAACATTAGACCAGTATCACTCCCTGCGCAATGACAAATTTATTGAAGTTTTGAAGCAGTTCTTAtga
- a CDS encoding hypothetical protein (putative) gives MYLFGETNTGNVLCDFYNHKSCKNYNEYNVMYAPSGNRYYMVGLNYMQDSSYKEILTIAQVPHFDFIYARLFPAMRVVLGQERATGRAKDRADGKSEDKAQDKSEDKAQDKSEDKAQDRAQDRAQHDSQPCVKTKGGAQKKYGELITFVDSFAADHPFDQMEFNDYYVHLSKDIEYVSNIKVKNILTILKAVLLEKKIVISCSKKGNGCRMVLLLLSFIPDIINFGFNVKTYQDKFEEWINLKLPLILFHEKYVLLLHINNLQLFNEHANGKNYLISTSTGSDVYYYVKNSVDVLYDLDNDELIVKKENLMNVLSLTKYEYNYLKGLNSIFQSLINFSSLFFETAKQSSITEDGHTGGGFSRGHSTSANALDNRLGARGCLDGGNAIWTHQHGEVERHTRGGEVIPDWETLPYRSSSNHGGKHNHVDGKRNPLLGESQVDRAGEKHEYIDDEDDICVLDTKSVNFQKGDRKKFDQMSEAEERIQSSNTKKNISMNDQSDRYISNLRSHFHVYFKNFFMSSKENYEEGKKELREQYELNYNNSFLQLWQETENYNYFIEKDFKINKFLKIAEQNNVPFNKEKMEDYKFVDDLLIIEKRDNAERGKNAQKNFKDVLLISLKGYVYEGTFSILKNCKEGVGKFLYNIHDITFQGEWQNDQINGSGHLLYNNKFKYFGNFKITCSVEMDSSLII, from the coding sequence ATGTACTTGTTTGGGGAAACCAACACAGGGAACGTCCTCTGCGATTTTTACAATCACAAATCGtgcaaaaattacaatgaaTACAATGTTATGTATGCCCCCAGTGGGAACAGGTACTACATGGTAGGGCTGAATTATATGCAGGACAGCAGTTACAAGGAGATCCTCACCATTGCTCAGGTGCCACACTTCGACTTCATATACGCGAGGCTTTTCCCGGCGATGAGGGTCGTCCTGGGGCAGGAACGAGCGACGGGTAGAGCGAAGGATAGAGCGGATGGTAAATCGGAGGATAAAGCGCAGGATAAATCGGAGGATAAGGCGCAGGATAAGTCGGAGGATAAAGCGCAGGATAGAGCGCAGGATAGAGCGCAGCACGACTCACAGCCCTGTGTGAAAACTAAAGGgggtgcgcaaaaaaagtaCGGCGAGCTGATCACCTTCGTCGACAGCTTCGCGGCGGATCACCCGTTTGATCAAATGGAGTTCAACGATTACTACGTGCATTTGTCCAAAGACATAGAATATGTTAGCAAcataaaagtgaaaaatattctgaCCATTCTAAAAGCAGTattgttggaaaaaaaaattgtcatttcATGTTCGAAGAAGGGAAATGGATGCAGAATGGTGTTGCTCCTCCTTTCCTTCATTCCGGACATAATAAATTTTGGATTCAATGTAAAAACTTATCAGgataaatttgaagaatgGATAAACTTAAAGCTCCCTCTGATTTTATTTCACGAAAAGTAtgttctcctcctccacataaataatttgcaGCTATTTAATGAACACGCAAATGGAAAGAACTACTTAATATCGACTAGCACAGGTAGCGATGTATATTATTACGTAAAGAATAGTGTGGATGTTTTGTACGATTTGGACAATGACGAACTAAttgtgaaaaaggaaaatttaatgaatgtTTTAAGTTTgacaaaatatgaatataattatttgaagGGCCTTAACTCCATTTTTCAATCtttgattaatttttcttctcttttttttgagactGCCAAGCAGAGCAGCATCACGGAAGATGGTCATACCGGTGGGGGATTTTCCAGGGGTCACTCTACCTCTGCTAATGCATTGGACAATCGCTTAGGTGCAAGGGGTTGCCTCGACGGTGGGAACGCCATTTGGACGCACCAGCATGGGGAAGTGGAGAGGCACACACGGGGTGGAGAAGTGATCCCCGATTGGGAAACGCTTCCTTACAGGAGTAGTAGTAACCATGGGGGTAAGCATAATCATGTTGATGGGAAGAGGAACCCCCTCTTGGGAGAATCCCAAGTTGATCGAGCCGGAGAAAAACATGAATACATTGATGACGAAGATGACATATGCGTCCTAGACACGAAATCTGTGAACTTCCAAAAAGGCGATCGGAAGAAGTTTGATCAAATGAGTGAAGCCGAAGAAAGGATTCAAAGCagcaacacaaaaaaaaacatatcaaTGAATGATCAATCGGATAGGTACATTTCCAACTTGAGGAGCCACTTTCATGTCTattttaagaatttttttatgtcaagCAAGGAAAACTAcgaagaggggaaaaaggagctGAGAGAACAATACGAACTGAATTATAACAATAGCTTCCTTCAATTATGGcaagaaacagaaaattataattatttcatcGAGAAGGAtttcaaaattaacaaatttttaaaaattgcagagCAGAATAACGTCCCATTtaacaaggaaaaaatggaagactACAAATTTGTGGATGATTTGTTAATAATCGAAAAGAGGGACAATgcagaaagaggaaaaaatgcacaaaaaaattttaaggaTGTTCTGCTAATATCGTTAAAGGGTTACGTGTACGAAGGgaccttttccattttaaaaaattgcaaagaagGGGtaggaaaatttttgtacaacATACACGATATAACTTTTCAAGGAGAATGGCAAAACGATCAGATAAATGGGTCGGGTCATTTACTATACAATAACAAATTCAaatattttggaaattttaaaataacctGTTCAGTGGAAATGGACTCTTCGTTGATAATTT
- a CDS encoding translationally controlled tumor protein (putative), translated as MKVYKDVFTNDEVCSDSYNQEDPFGIADFREIAFEVKSNKRIKGNDDYGIADNSEEAVDGMGADVEQVIDIVDSFQLTSTSLSKKEYSVYIKNYMQKILKYLEEKKPDRVEVFKTKAQPFIKHNFDDFEFYMGESLDMDAGLTYSYYKDGLYEEKY; from the exons ATGAAAGTATACAAAGACGTGTTTACCAACGATGAAGTATGTTCCGATTCATACAATCAAGAAGACCCATTTGGAATTGCAGACTTTCGCGAAATCGCCTTTGAAGTgaaatcaaataaaagaataaaaggaaatgaCGACTATGGCATTGCCGATAATAGTGAAGAAGCAGTAGATGGAATGGGTGCCGACGTAGAACAGGTTATTGACATTGTTGACTCCTTCCAATTAACATCCACATCTTtgagcaaaaaggaatacaGTGTTTATATAAAGAACTATATGCAAAAGATTCTCAAAtatttagaagaaaaaaaaccagaTCGTGTAGAAGTTTTTAAAACGAAAGCTCAACCATTCATTAAACATAATTTTGATGACTTTGAATTTTACATGGGAGAATCACTTGACATGGATGCAGGCTTGACTTACTCATATTAcaaag ATGGGTTatacgaagaaaaatattaa